A genomic window from Carassius auratus strain Wakin chromosome 19, ASM336829v1, whole genome shotgun sequence includes:
- the ywhaz gene encoding 14-3-3 protein zeta/delta → MDKSQQVQRAKLAEQAERYDDMADSMKKVTELGEELSDEERNLLSVAYKNVVGARRSAWRVVSSIEQKTEGSDKQQMAKEYREKIESELKAICKDVLHLLDKFLIRSTSPAESQVFYLKMKGDYYRYLAEVATGDEKTDIIQKSQEGYQAAFDISKDNMQPTHPIRLGLALNFSVFYYEIQNSPELACELAKKAFDDAIAELDQLTEDSYKDSTLIMQLLRDNLTLWTSDNQADGEDTEEGREN, encoded by the exons ATGGACAAGAGCCAACAAGTGCAGAGGGCCAAACTGGCGGAGCAGGCCGAGCGCTACGATGATATGGCCGACTCCATGAAGAAAGTGACTGAGCTGGGAGAGGAGCTGAGCGACGAGGAGAGAAACCTGCTCTCTGTGGCCTACAAGAATGTTGTGGGCGCTCGCCGGTCCGCCTGGAGAGTGGTGTCCAGCATCGAGCAGAAGACCGAGGGCAGTGACAAACAGCAGATGGCCAAAGAGTACCGTGAGAAGATCGAGTCCGAGCTGAAGGCCATCTGCAAAGACGTTCTG CATCTCCTGGACAAGTTTCTGATCCGCAGCACTTCTCCAGCAGAGAGCCAGGTGTTCTACCTGAAGATGAAGGGAGACTATTATCGCTACCTGGCTGAGGTGGCCACAGGAGACGAGAAAACCG ATATCATCCAGAAGTCTCAGGAAGGGTACCAGGCCGCCTTTGACATCAGCAAAGACAACATGCAGCCCACTCATCCCATCCGTCTGGGCCTGGCCCTCAACTTCTCCGTCTTCTACTACGAGATCCAGAACTCTCCAGAGCTGGCCTGTGAACTAGCCAAGAAG GCTTTTGATGATGCCATTGCAGAGCTGGACCAGTTAACCGAAGACTCGTATAAAGACAGCACACTCATCATGCAGCTACTCCGAGACAATCTGACA CTGTGGACCTCTGACAATCAGGCCGACGGCGAGGACACAGAGGAGGGCCGGGAAAACTAA
- the znf706 gene encoding zinc finger protein 706, which translates to MARGHQKIQSQQKNAKKQAEIKKSKGHDQKTAAKAALVFTCGVCRSQMPDPKTFKQHFESKHPKSPLPPELEGVEA; encoded by the exons ATGGCTCGTGGACACCAGAAAATCCAGTCTCAGCAGAAGAACGCCAAGAAGCAGGCAGAAATCAAGAAGTCCAAAGGCCACGACCAGAAGACGGCGGCGAAAGCGGCGCTGGTGTTCACGTGTGGCGTCTGCAGG TCGCAGATGCCAGATCCCAAGACCTTCAAGCAGCACTTTGAGAGCAAGCACCCCAAGAGCCCCCTTCCCCCAGAGCTGGAGGGTGTGGAGGCGTAA